CTTGAAATAGTTTTCCCTCTCCATCTTTTTATCACCATATTTTTATAGTTAAAACTTTATTTAAATTTTTTATTTTTCATGCAAGAAATTAGGAATGTTGCTATTATTGCACACGTTGATCATGGTAAGACTACATTAGTTGATAAAATATTAATCCAAACAAAACTTTTCAAAGAATTTGAAGAACCGGGAGAATTGATCCTGGATAATAACCCGTTGGAAAGAGAACGGGGAATCACCATTGTTTCAAAGAATGTTGCTGTTCAATATAAAGATGTTAAGATAAATATCATTGATACACCTGGCCATGCCGATTTTGGAGGTGAAGTGGAACGTGTGCTGAATATGGCTGACGGAGCTATTTTGCTGGTAGATGCATTCGAAGGGACCATGCCCCAGACCCGGTTTGTACTTGAAAAAGCTTTAAAACTTGGCCTTAAACCCATTGTTGTCATCAATAAGGTTGACAAGCCCAACTGCCGTCCCGAAGAAGTCCAGGAGCAGGTTTTTGACCTGATGTTCAACTTAGGAGCTACCGAAGATCAACTTGACTTCCCAACGGTTTACGGTTCGGCAAAAGAAGGATGGATGTCCGATAACTGGAAAAAACCGACGGAAAATATCAATGCCCTGCTGGACGACATCATTAAATATATCCCTGCTCCAAAAGTACTGAAAGGTACACCGCAAATGTTAATTTCCAACCTGGATTATTCCAGTTATGTAGGTCGTATTGCAGTTGGCCGGGTACACAGGGGGGAACTTAAAACCGGGATGAATATATCCCTCGTAAAAAGGGACAAATCGATCGTACATACCAAAATCAAAGAATTACTGGTATATCAGGGTTTGGCAAAGAAAAGAGTTGAAAGCGTTTCCTCAGGTGAAATTTGTTCTTTAGTGGGTATTGAAAACTTCGGCATTGGGGATACCGTTGCAGATTATGAGAATCCTGAAGCTTTGGATAGTATTGCAATTGATGAACCGACCATGAGTATGGTATTCACCATCAATAATTCCCCTTTCTTCGGGAAGGACGGCAAATATGTAACCTCAAGGCATATCAAAGAAAGGTTGGATAAGGAACTAGAAAAGAACCTTGCCCTCCGTGTGGAACAATCGTTCAACAGTACGGATTCCTTTGTGGTATATGGCCGTGGTGTATTGCACCTTTCCATTTTGATTGAAACCATGAGAAGGGAAGGATATGAATTGCAGGTTGGCCAACCTCAGGTAATCATTAAAGAAATTGGCGGCGAAAAATGCGAGCCAATAGAAGACATGTCCATTGACTTACCCGAAGAATTTTCCGGAAAAGCCATTGAAATGGTGAACAAGCGCAAGGGGACAATGACCAACATGGAACGTAAAGGTGACCGTATCCATCTTGAATTCGAGATTCCATCTCGCGGTATCATCGGATTGAGAAGCAATTTACTGACAGCAACCGGTGGCGAAGCCATCATGTCGCATGTATTTAAAGATTTTGAGCCCTACAAAGGTGAAATTGAGAGACGTATAAACGGATCGCTCATTGCAATGGAAACAGGCACAGCTATAGCCTATGCGCTCAATAAACTGCAGGACAGGGGCAAGTTCTTTATTGATGAAGGAGAAGAAATTTATGCCGGACAAGTCATAGGGGAAAATACCCGTCCCGGGGATATTGTCATCAATATAAACAAAACTAAAAAACTCTCGAACATGCGTGCTGCCGGTTCGGACGAAAAAGTGAAAATAGCCCCTGCCATTAAATTCTCACTGGAAGAAGCCCTGGAATATATTCAGGAAGATGAATACGTGGAAATCACCCCGCACAATATAAGGCTGCGCAAGATAATTCTGAATGAAACGGAAAGGAAGAGAAGCAGGATGCAGATGCAAGAAACTGAAGTGGCAGGAGTATAGTTAATCCTGCCCCTGCAGATTGAGGACATCCTCAATGGTTTCAATCATGCTGTCAATGAAATATTCGTCTTTTGAGATGTAGCGTGTAGCGCCATTTTTCATGAATTCATCAATCAAATCCTTGTCAGGTTGCTGGGAAAGAATAATGATAGGGATATCTTTGCGCATTTTATGGATGGTTTTAAGTGCTTCCATACCACTCATGGCTCCCGTATTGTAAGTGCTTAAAATATGATCCAGAACAATAATGGATGGATTTTCATCCAAATGGGCTATACAATCTTCTCCCGAAAAAAAAGTATGAACCTGACAACCTTCCCTGCTCTTAAAAGTATATTCCATTAAATGCAAAATCATCTTATCATCGTCGACAAAAAATATTAATTTATTTTCCATCTCTCTCTTCGATATTATTTTTGGAAACCATAGTTAACGTGAAAAGAATACAAAATTTTGATTTAATAACGGTTTACTAAATTAGGAATTTGTTTGAAAGAATGAAATAATATTCAGTGTTTTTTCTCATCAATCAATTTTAATTTCCTGAAAATCATTATCCACGGGCATTCCCATCTGCCTTTAAATTATTTTGTTATGAGGCAGATAATTCATTCATATATATCCTGCAAATATCACGGGTAGTTTGTTTCAGGGGTAAAAAATCCATCCCCATTGCTTCCTTGATTTTCAAGTTCGAGACATAAACTTTTTTCACGGCAGACCTGGCCATTTCTTTGGATAAAAATTGCTTGCCAAAAAACAACTTACTTCTAAGCCAGTCAAGGCGCCATACAGCTTGCAGTATAAATTTAGTAGCCTTATATTGAGGAAGAGGTTTGTTAAAATTAGTGGCAATCATTGAAAACAAATCCTTATAGCCGGTATTTTCCGCAGAAACGATAAAACGCTGTCCGGAAATGTCACTGTTCATCAGCAAAACCATTGACTTCACCACATCTCTGACATCCACATAAGCAGTTACTCCCGAAGAGTAAAATTTCATTCCTTTATAAACAGCCGGGAATATGCTGGAACTCCCCTTTTCCCAATTCCCCGGTCCAAGAATGATAGAAGGATTTACAATCACAGCCTTCAGTCCTTCGACTATTCCGCGCCATACCTCCATTTCAGCATAATACTTACTTATAGAATAAGCCGAATTATCTTTTGCTGGTTTCCATTGATCTTCTTCGCAGGCAGGATCGCCATTTGCAGAAGGGCCCACAGCCGCAATAGAACTGACATAGCACAATTTATCAATTCCCGTTTCAAGTGCAGCGTTGACAACATTAGCCGTACCCTGAATGTTGACCTGCATCATTTTTTCCCTATCTTCCCGGGCAAATGAAACAAATCCGGCCACGTGGTATACAAGGCTTACCCCTTTCATGGCCTGTTCAAGCGACAGGTAATCGAGGGTATCCCCCTTAACCCATTCAATCTTATCGAAAAGGGCTTGGGGATCATTGCTGTAATAGCCGAAAGTTTTTAAAACTTCAGCCTTACGGCTTTCTGTCCTGAAAAGGGCCCTGACCTTCTCCCCTTTCCCTGCCAATTCGAACAAAAGATGCGATCCGAGTAATCCAGTTCCTCCTGTTACAAAAATCATAAAATTAAATTATGGGGTAATTAATAAACATATTATTTCTTTGTATCGGTTGCTTGCTCCCAAATCAGTTTTTTCCCAAATCCCAGCCTGTTATCGGTCATTTTTATATAAGTCAGGGATAATATCCAGAGGTTGGTTTTCATCAGCACAGCATAAGGAAAACGTTTCAGATAGGCATTTTTCGC
This sequence is a window from Bacteroidota bacterium. Protein-coding genes within it:
- the typA gene encoding translational GTPase TypA, encoding MQEIRNVAIIAHVDHGKTTLVDKILIQTKLFKEFEEPGELILDNNPLERERGITIVSKNVAVQYKDVKINIIDTPGHADFGGEVERVLNMADGAILLVDAFEGTMPQTRFVLEKALKLGLKPIVVINKVDKPNCRPEEVQEQVFDLMFNLGATEDQLDFPTVYGSAKEGWMSDNWKKPTENINALLDDIIKYIPAPKVLKGTPQMLISNLDYSSYVGRIAVGRVHRGELKTGMNISLVKRDKSIVHTKIKELLVYQGLAKKRVESVSSGEICSLVGIENFGIGDTVADYENPEALDSIAIDEPTMSMVFTINNSPFFGKDGKYVTSRHIKERLDKELEKNLALRVEQSFNSTDSFVVYGRGVLHLSILIETMRREGYELQVGQPQVIIKEIGGEKCEPIEDMSIDLPEEFSGKAIEMVNKRKGTMTNMERKGDRIHLEFEIPSRGIIGLRSNLLTATGGEAIMSHVFKDFEPYKGEIERRINGSLIAMETGTAIAYALNKLQDRGKFFIDEGEEIYAGQVIGENTRPGDIVININKTKKLSNMRAAGSDEKVKIAPAIKFSLEEALEYIQEDEYVEITPHNIRLRKIILNETERKRSRMQMQETEVAGV
- a CDS encoding response regulator; the protein is MENKLIFFVDDDKMILHLMEYTFKSREGCQVHTFFSGEDCIAHLDENPSIIVLDHILSTYNTGAMSGMEALKTIHKMRKDIPIIILSQQPDKDLIDEFMKNGATRYISKDEYFIDSMIETIEDVLNLQGQD
- a CDS encoding NAD-dependent epimerase/dehydratase family protein, translating into MIFVTGGTGLLGSHLLFELAGKGEKVRALFRTESRKAEVLKTFGYYSNDPQALFDKIEWVKGDTLDYLSLEQAMKGVSLVYHVAGFVSFAREDREKMMQVNIQGTANVVNAALETGIDKLCYVSSIAAVGPSANGDPACEEDQWKPAKDNSAYSISKYYAEMEVWRGIVEGLKAVIVNPSIILGPGNWEKGSSSIFPAVYKGMKFYSSGVTAYVDVRDVVKSMVLLMNSDISGQRFIVSAENTGYKDLFSMIATNFNKPLPQYKATKFILQAVWRLDWLRSKLFFGKQFLSKEMARSAVKKVYVSNLKIKEAMGMDFLPLKQTTRDICRIYMNELSAS